One window of Nocardia sp. NBC_00508 genomic DNA carries:
- a CDS encoding acyl-CoA thioesterase translates to MHRFLVKPVDAGIVGSVDGGKLLEWIDKVAYAAAAQWSGSYCVTAYVGNIHLGRPIAVGELVELHANLVYTGRTSMHILVTVYSTDPTRVQPVQSAQCLTIFVAVDGNRRTVEVPQWNPTTILELQRHRQARARISVRKLIAEAMSAQRYTAAGTAPSATLRFLAAPSDINWGGKVHGGRTMRWIDEAAYVCGADWAGERVITSYFGGIRFYRPIVIGHVVEVTARLIYTGPRSMHMSVHVTSTDTHSDEPALAAHGHAVVVAVDDNGKARAVREWEPVSDEDRALDAHARHLVELRALVEAFTPASAVPADAEPSHFRVPAMR, encoded by the coding sequence ATCCACCGATTTCTCGTCAAACCCGTCGACGCCGGCATCGTGGGATCGGTCGACGGCGGCAAACTCCTCGAATGGATCGACAAGGTCGCCTACGCGGCGGCGGCCCAGTGGAGCGGCAGCTACTGCGTCACCGCCTACGTCGGGAACATCCATCTCGGTAGGCCGATCGCGGTCGGTGAGCTAGTCGAATTGCATGCGAATCTCGTCTACACCGGCCGGACCAGCATGCACATCCTCGTCACCGTCTACTCGACCGATCCCACGCGGGTGCAGCCGGTCCAATCTGCCCAGTGCCTGACGATCTTCGTCGCAGTGGATGGCAACAGGCGCACCGTAGAAGTCCCGCAATGGAATCCGACGACGATCCTCGAGTTGCAGCGGCATCGGCAGGCGCGGGCCAGGATTTCGGTGCGCAAGCTCATCGCGGAGGCAATGTCCGCTCAGCGGTACACAGCGGCGGGCACCGCGCCGAGCGCCACGCTGAGGTTCCTGGCAGCGCCTTCGGACATCAATTGGGGCGGCAAGGTTCATGGTGGCCGGACGATGCGGTGGATCGACGAGGCCGCCTATGTGTGCGGCGCCGATTGGGCCGGGGAACGCGTCATCACGTCCTACTTCGGCGGCATTCGCTTCTACCGGCCGATCGTCATCGGTCACGTCGTCGAGGTCACTGCCCGGCTGATCTATACCGGGCCGCGCAGTATGCATATGAGTGTGCACGTGACCTCCACGGACACCCATTCCGACGAGCCTGCGCTGGCGGCGCACGGTCACGCTGTGGTCGTCGCGGTGGACGACAACGGAAAGGCGCGGGCCGTCCGGGAATGGGAGCCGGTCTCCGACGAAGACCGAGCTCTTGACGCGCACGCCCGGCACCTTGTCGAACTGCGCGCGCTGGTGGAGGCTTTCACTCCGGCAAGTGCGGTGCCGGCCGATGCCGAGCCCAGTCATTTCCGGGTACCGGCGATGAGGTAG
- a CDS encoding vWA domain-containing protein, with product MTDRLIEFVGLLRDHGINAGPSETIDAAEAMVALGISDRKRLRSGMAACLLRRNGQRTVFDQLFDLYFLTAEAPQPAAPSTPESIDALRDRLVSALAQDDSRTVTELARQALTELGGYGGLGTGQTSGPVTTASGAGWSSYLTMKALQPEDLVDRIVAGMSGTSQLDTTVHTIEANRRLTEFRAAVQTEARLRSAQLRGTEYIARRGVESSTDQIDFLGAREQDLAEMRRLVHPLARKLATRLAVRRRKAVRGRIDLRRTLRRSMSTGGVPIAPVLRARKHGRPDLVILADLSGSVTGFAEFTLHLIQALQDQFSKVRSFGFIDTCDEITNFFTPGEPPSLGTAARIIRSTNVARFGSSNYGEAFQGFLDNYVDALGPRTSVLILGDARTNRTDPNLAALQTIRDRAKHAYWLNPEPSRSWSTGDSAAHAYAECVTMHECRNVKQLTEVVARLLPA from the coding sequence ATGACCGATCGGCTCATCGAATTCGTCGGGCTGCTGCGTGATCACGGAATCAACGCGGGGCCGAGCGAAACCATCGACGCGGCCGAGGCGATGGTCGCCCTCGGGATCTCCGATCGCAAACGCCTGCGCTCGGGCATGGCAGCCTGCTTGCTGCGCCGGAATGGCCAACGCACCGTGTTCGACCAGCTCTTCGACCTGTACTTTCTCACTGCGGAAGCGCCGCAGCCCGCAGCCCCGTCGACGCCCGAATCCATCGACGCCTTGCGGGATCGCCTCGTTTCCGCATTGGCACAAGATGATTCGCGGACAGTCACCGAACTCGCTCGCCAGGCGCTGACCGAACTCGGCGGCTACGGCGGGTTGGGCACCGGGCAGACCTCCGGACCGGTCACCACCGCCTCCGGTGCGGGCTGGTCCTCCTACCTGACCATGAAAGCCCTACAGCCGGAAGACCTCGTCGATCGCATCGTCGCTGGCATGAGCGGCACCTCCCAGCTGGACACCACTGTCCACACGATCGAAGCCAACCGCCGCCTCACCGAATTCCGCGCCGCCGTCCAAACCGAGGCCCGCCTGCGCTCGGCGCAACTGCGCGGCACCGAATACATCGCCCGCCGAGGCGTCGAATCCAGCACCGACCAGATCGATTTCCTCGGCGCCCGCGAACAAGACCTCGCCGAAATGCGCCGCCTGGTCCACCCTCTGGCCCGCAAACTAGCCACCCGCCTCGCCGTCCGCCGCCGCAAAGCCGTCCGCGGCCGAATCGACCTCCGCCGCACCCTGCGCCGCTCCATGTCCACCGGCGGCGTCCCCATCGCCCCGGTCCTGCGCGCCCGCAAACACGGCCGCCCCGACCTCGTCATCCTCGCCGACCTCTCCGGCTCGGTCACCGGCTTCGCCGAATTCACCCTCCACCTGATCCAGGCCCTGCAAGACCAATTCAGCAAGGTCCGCAGCTTCGGCTTCATCGACACCTGCGACGAAATCACCAACTTCTTCACCCCTGGCGAACCGCCCAGCCTCGGCACAGCCGCCCGAATCATCCGCTCCACCAACGTCGCCCGCTTCGGCAGCTCCAACTACGGCGAAGCATTCCAGGGCTTCCTCGACAACTACGTCGACGCTCTCGGCCCCCGGACGTCCGTCCTCATCCTCGGTGACGCCCGGACCAATCGCACAGACCCGAATCTCGCAGCTCTGCAAACCATCCGCGACCGCGCCAAGCACGCCTACTGGCTCAACCCGGAGCCGTCCCGCTCCTGGTCCACCGGCGACTCCGCCGCGCACGCCTACGCGGAGTGCGTCACGATGCACGAGTGCCGCAACGTGAAACAACTAACCGAGGTCGTCGCCCGCCTACTGCCAGCATGA
- a CDS encoding acetolactate synthase large subunit: MSAPTARPGPSARRPAPSANQQATPAANANSAANRRQVPPERVTGAQSVVRSLEELGVDTVFGIPGGAILPVYDPLFDSTKVRHVLVRHEQGAGHAATGYAQATGKVGVCMATSGPGATNLVTPIADAQMDSVPIVAITGQVGRSLIGTDAFQEADISGITMPITKHNFLITDGIDIPRIIAEAFYLAASGRPGAVLVDVPKDVLQAQTTFSWPPEMRLPGYRPVTKPHGKQVREAARMIMEAKAPVLYVGGGVIKAEASAELRQLAELTGIPVVTTLMARGAFPDSHQLNMGMPGMHGTVGAVAALQRSDLLITLGARFDDRVTGQLDSFAPGAKVIHADIDPAEIGKNRHADVPIVGDCREVIVELIETLKADPAAGDALPLALGEWWSYLDGIRTGYPLGWTPPADGSLSPEFVIDALGRLAGPDAIYCAGVGQHQMWAAQFIKYEKPRTWLNSGGLGTMGYAVPAAMGAKMGAPDKEVWAVDGDGCFQMTNQELATCAVEGVPIKVALINNGNLGMVRQWQTLFYQERYSNTDLGTHSLRIPDFVKLAEALGCHGIRVEREEDVEAAIREAQSINDRPVVIDFIVGKDAQVWPMVAAGTSNDEIMAARGIRPLFDEDEQAAEPAVIHQAMSHDQNKVNNG, from the coding sequence GTGAGCGCACCTACCGCACGGCCCGGGCCCTCGGCCCGCAGGCCAGCGCCTTCGGCGAATCAGCAGGCCACGCCCGCTGCCAACGCGAATTCCGCGGCCAACCGCCGCCAGGTCCCGCCCGAGCGGGTCACCGGCGCGCAGTCGGTCGTGCGTTCGCTCGAGGAGCTCGGCGTCGACACCGTATTCGGCATCCCGGGCGGTGCGATCCTCCCCGTCTACGACCCGCTGTTCGACTCGACCAAGGTGCGCCACGTCCTCGTCCGGCACGAGCAGGGCGCCGGCCACGCGGCGACCGGGTACGCGCAGGCCACCGGCAAGGTCGGTGTGTGTATGGCCACATCGGGCCCCGGCGCGACCAACCTGGTCACGCCGATCGCCGACGCGCAGATGGACTCGGTCCCGATAGTGGCCATCACCGGCCAGGTCGGGCGGAGCCTGATCGGCACGGACGCATTCCAGGAAGCCGACATCTCCGGCATCACCATGCCGATCACCAAACACAACTTCCTGATCACCGACGGCATCGATATCCCGCGCATCATCGCGGAGGCGTTCTATCTCGCCGCGTCCGGTCGTCCCGGCGCCGTGCTCGTCGACGTCCCCAAGGACGTGCTCCAGGCGCAGACCACGTTCAGCTGGCCGCCGGAGATGCGCCTGCCCGGCTACCGCCCGGTCACCAAGCCGCACGGCAAGCAGGTGCGCGAGGCCGCCCGGATGATCATGGAAGCCAAGGCGCCGGTGCTGTACGTCGGCGGCGGCGTGATCAAGGCCGAGGCCTCGGCCGAGCTGCGGCAACTGGCCGAGCTGACCGGCATCCCCGTGGTCACCACGCTGATGGCGCGCGGCGCGTTCCCCGACAGTCACCAGCTGAACATGGGCATGCCCGGCATGCACGGCACCGTGGGCGCCGTCGCCGCGCTGCAGAGGTCGGACCTGCTGATCACCCTCGGCGCGCGTTTCGACGACCGCGTCACCGGTCAGCTGGATTCCTTCGCGCCCGGCGCCAAGGTCATCCACGCCGACATCGACCCGGCCGAGATCGGCAAGAACCGGCACGCCGACGTCCCGATCGTGGGCGACTGCCGCGAGGTGATCGTCGAACTCATCGAGACGCTGAAGGCCGACCCTGCCGCGGGCGATGCGCTGCCGCTGGCGCTCGGCGAATGGTGGTCCTACCTCGACGGCATCCGCACGGGCTACCCGCTGGGCTGGACCCCGCCCGCCGACGGGTCGCTCTCGCCGGAGTTCGTCATCGACGCGCTCGGCCGCCTGGCCGGACCCGACGCGATCTACTGCGCGGGCGTCGGTCAGCACCAGATGTGGGCCGCCCAGTTCATCAAGTACGAGAAGCCGCGCACCTGGCTGAACTCCGGTGGCCTCGGCACCATGGGCTACGCCGTCCCGGCCGCCATGGGCGCCAAGATGGGCGCGCCGGACAAAGAGGTGTGGGCGGTCGACGGTGACGGCTGCTTCCAGATGACCAATCAGGAACTGGCCACCTGCGCCGTCGAGGGCGTGCCGATCAAGGTCGCGCTGATCAACAACGGCAACCTGGGCATGGTCCGCCAGTGGCAGACGCTGTTCTACCAGGAGCGCTACTCCAACACCGATCTGGGCACGCACTCGCTGCGCATCCCCGACTTCGTGAAGCTCGCCGAAGCCCTCGGCTGCCACGGCATCCGGGTTGAGCGCGAGGAGGACGTGGAGGCCGCCATCCGCGAGGCGCAGTCGATCAACGACCGTCCCGTGGTGATCGACTTCATCGTCGGGAAGGACGCCCAGGTGTGGCCGATGGTCGCCGCGGGCACCAGCAACGACGAGATCATGGCCGCGCGCGGTATCCGCCCGCTGTTCGACGAGGACGAGCAGGCCGCGGAACCCGCGGTCATCCACCAGGCCATGTCGCATGACCAGAACAAGGTGAACAACGGATGA
- a CDS encoding PH domain-containing protein, with translation MIRIPRLAFLGVFILLMCVFFPFVGWPAGLWWLLLIPVVVLAWVLRTQTTVSDAGLDLRTLFGSRHLDWGQVKGVRIPKRGYVRADLTDGSEAKLPAVSYDRLRDLAVASNGRIPDPFAEPEEPAADSSADEPANTADEARRRSDGEPPANGSAGGSGDKDAE, from the coding sequence GTGATCCGCATTCCACGGCTGGCCTTCCTCGGCGTATTCATCCTGCTGATGTGCGTGTTCTTCCCGTTCGTCGGGTGGCCGGCCGGACTGTGGTGGCTGCTGCTGATCCCGGTGGTCGTGCTGGCGTGGGTGCTGCGGACGCAGACCACGGTGTCGGACGCCGGACTGGACCTGCGGACACTGTTCGGCTCACGTCATCTGGACTGGGGGCAGGTGAAGGGTGTGCGCATCCCGAAGCGCGGATACGTGCGCGCCGACCTGACCGACGGCAGCGAGGCGAAGTTGCCCGCGGTGAGCTACGACCGGTTGCGTGATCTGGCGGTGGCCTCCAACGGGCGGATCCCGGACCCGTTCGCGGAGCCGGAGGAACCCGCGGCGGACAGCTCCGCCGACGAGCCCGCGAACACCGCCGACGAGGCGAGACGGCGCTCCGACGGCGAGCCGCCGGCCAACGGCTCTGCCGGGGGCTCCGGCGACAAAGACGCCGAGTAG
- the ilvC gene encoding ketol-acid reductoisomerase yields MFYDDDADLSIIQGRKVAVIGYGSQGHAHSLSLRDSGVDVRVGLAEGSKSRPKAEEAGLTVGTPAEVSAWADVIMLLAPDTAQASIFTGDIEPNLKDGDALFFGHGLNIHFGLIKPPANVTIGMVAPKGPGHLVRRQFVDGKGVPALIAVEQDPKGEGQALALSYAKGIGGTRAGVIKTTFKEETETDLFGEQAVLCGGTEELVKTGFEVMVEAGYAPEMAYFEVLHELKLIVDLMYEGGIARMNYSVSDTAEFGGYLSGPRVIDADTKKRMQEILRDIQDGSFVKRLVANVEGGNKELEALRKQNAEHPIEVTGAQLRGLMSWVDRPITETA; encoded by the coding sequence ATGTTCTACGACGACGATGCCGACCTGTCGATCATCCAGGGCCGCAAGGTCGCTGTCATCGGCTACGGCAGCCAGGGCCACGCGCACTCGCTGAGCCTGCGCGACTCGGGCGTCGACGTGCGGGTCGGCCTCGCCGAGGGCTCGAAGTCGCGCCCGAAGGCCGAGGAGGCGGGCCTGACCGTCGGCACTCCGGCCGAGGTCTCGGCCTGGGCCGACGTCATCATGCTGCTGGCGCCCGACACCGCGCAGGCGTCGATCTTCACAGGCGACATCGAGCCGAACCTGAAGGACGGCGACGCGCTGTTCTTCGGCCACGGTCTCAACATCCACTTCGGCTTGATCAAGCCGCCGGCCAACGTCACCATCGGCATGGTCGCGCCGAAGGGCCCCGGCCACCTGGTTCGTCGCCAGTTCGTCGACGGCAAGGGCGTTCCGGCGCTGATCGCCGTCGAGCAGGACCCGAAGGGCGAGGGCCAGGCGCTGGCGCTGTCCTACGCCAAGGGCATCGGCGGCACCCGCGCGGGCGTCATCAAGACCACCTTCAAGGAAGAGACCGAGACCGACCTGTTCGGTGAGCAGGCCGTGCTCTGCGGCGGCACCGAGGAACTGGTCAAGACCGGTTTCGAGGTCATGGTCGAGGCCGGTTACGCGCCGGAGATGGCCTACTTCGAAGTGCTGCACGAGCTGAAGCTGATCGTCGACCTGATGTACGAGGGCGGCATCGCGCGGATGAACTACTCGGTGTCCGACACCGCCGAGTTCGGCGGCTACCTGTCCGGCCCGCGGGTCATCGACGCCGACACCAAGAAGCGTATGCAGGAGATCCTCAGGGATATCCAGGACGGCAGCTTCGTCAAGCGCCTCGTTGCCAACGTCGAGGGCGGCAACAAGGAGCTCGAGGCGCTGCGCAAGCAGAACGCCGAGCACCCGATCGAGGTCACCGGCGCCCAGCTGCGCGGCCTGATGAGCTGGGTCGACCGGCCGATCACCGAGACGGCCTGA
- a CDS encoding HNH endonuclease, which produces MVSNPDWTRDELILACDLMMDGGWRQIRATDSRAVELSALLKRASIHPPDRRTDKFRSIGSVSRKTADIATVHPAYRGGKTRGSKLDREVLDDFLISPDEMRSAAAEIRKGIVSGEFAAGSTEDVTWDVAFPEDVGFREGKLLAGRYFRRERDRRLRAQKIAEFLETADRVRCEVCYFDFEAVYGPHGSDYIECHHVVPLHVSGETKTKLADLILLCANCHRMIHYRPQWLHPEDLRALVTENSRKC; this is translated from the coding sequence ATGGTGTCCAATCCGGACTGGACGCGAGACGAGCTTATCCTCGCCTGCGACCTGATGATGGACGGCGGCTGGCGGCAGATCCGGGCGACGGACTCTCGCGCCGTAGAACTGTCCGCGTTGTTGAAGCGCGCGTCGATCCACCCACCCGATCGTCGGACCGACAAGTTTCGAAGCATCGGCAGCGTCTCACGGAAGACGGCTGATATAGCAACGGTTCACCCCGCCTATCGAGGTGGGAAGACACGTGGGTCGAAGCTGGACCGAGAAGTCCTGGACGACTTCTTGATCTCGCCCGATGAGATGCGCTCAGCCGCCGCCGAGATCCGAAAGGGGATCGTATCGGGCGAGTTCGCGGCCGGGTCGACAGAGGACGTGACGTGGGATGTGGCGTTCCCGGAAGACGTCGGATTCCGTGAGGGCAAGTTGCTAGCCGGTCGATATTTCCGGCGTGAACGAGACCGCCGGCTACGCGCACAGAAGATCGCCGAGTTTCTCGAGACGGCGGACCGGGTACGGTGCGAGGTCTGTTATTTCGACTTCGAAGCGGTATACGGGCCGCACGGCTCGGATTACATTGAATGCCACCATGTGGTTCCGCTTCATGTCTCGGGCGAGACGAAGACGAAACTGGCGGATCTCATCCTGTTGTGCGCGAACTGCCACAGGATGATTCACTACCGCCCACAGTGGCTTCACCCGGAGGACCTGCGTGCCCTGGTGACAGAGAACAGCCGTAAATGCTGA
- the ilvN gene encoding acetolactate synthase small subunit, whose protein sequence is MSTTHTLSVLVEDKPGVLARVAALFSRRGFNIESLAVGGTELPEISRMTIVVTVEDLPLEQVTKQLNKLVNVIKIVEQDSDSSVARELILVKVRADASVRTQVIEAVGLFRAKVIDVSPDALTVEATGTRSKLDALLRMLEPYGIREIVQSGVVAVGRGPKSITATR, encoded by the coding sequence ATGAGTACGACTCACACCCTCAGCGTTCTCGTCGAGGACAAACCGGGCGTGCTGGCGCGGGTCGCGGCGCTGTTCTCCCGCCGCGGCTTCAATATCGAATCGCTGGCGGTCGGCGGCACCGAACTGCCCGAGATCTCGCGCATGACCATCGTCGTCACCGTCGAGGACCTGCCGCTCGAGCAGGTCACCAAGCAGCTCAACAAGCTGGTGAACGTCATCAAGATCGTGGAACAGGACTCCGACAGCTCCGTGGCCCGCGAACTGATCCTGGTGAAGGTCCGCGCCGACGCCAGCGTGCGGACCCAGGTGATCGAGGCCGTCGGGTTGTTCCGCGCCAAGGTCATCGACGTCTCCCCGGACGCGCTCACCGTCGAGGCGACCGGAACCCGGTCCAAGCTCGACGCGCTGCTGCGGATGCTGGAACCGTATGGCATCCGCGAGATCGTGCAGTCCGGTGTCGTCGCGGTGGGACGTGGACCGAAGTCCATCACCGCCACCCGATGA
- a CDS encoding GbsR/MarR family transcriptional regulator, translated as MPGGRLTHEDRRQIAAWLADGLGYAEIGRQLGRPTSTISREVARNRASGAYLADDAQQAAGHRARRRKQARPAGPVTDGQPTELVRGFVDQFATVLAATGMPRMTSRVFVCLLTADAGGLTAADLVRRLQVSPASVSKSIAYLEAMELVVRQPDSRGRRERYVIDDEVWLRAWQADTSAHGEIATAAQRGIEIFGADTTAGARLGKMGQFFARLSEQMSGSTLGETVVYDALTVLAALVHAGRPLSLGTLAAALDWPVDRAAAALDAIQRQPAIADPLALRVIGPETYTFTTRPDRLSPAQREALQMRIRDRTP; from the coding sequence GTGCCAGGAGGCAGGCTGACCCATGAGGACCGCAGGCAGATCGCGGCGTGGCTGGCCGACGGGCTCGGGTACGCCGAGATCGGCCGACAGCTCGGCCGGCCGACGTCCACGATCAGTCGCGAGGTCGCACGCAACCGCGCATCCGGCGCCTACCTGGCCGACGACGCGCAACAGGCCGCCGGCCACCGTGCCCGCCGACGCAAGCAGGCCCGGCCCGCCGGGCCGGTGACCGACGGGCAGCCGACTGAGCTGGTACGCGGTTTCGTGGACCAGTTCGCGACCGTCTTGGCCGCGACCGGAATGCCCCGGATGACCTCCCGGGTATTCGTCTGCCTGCTGACCGCAGACGCCGGCGGACTGACGGCAGCCGACTTGGTGCGCCGGTTACAGGTCAGCCCCGCGTCGGTATCCAAGTCCATCGCCTACCTCGAAGCCATGGAACTGGTAGTGCGCCAACCGGATTCCCGTGGTCGCCGCGAGCGATATGTCATCGATGACGAGGTCTGGCTCCGCGCGTGGCAGGCCGACACCAGCGCGCACGGCGAGATCGCGACCGCCGCACAGCGGGGCATCGAGATCTTCGGCGCCGACACCACCGCCGGCGCCCGACTCGGCAAGATGGGCCAATTCTTCGCCCGGCTCAGCGAGCAGATGAGCGGCAGCACCCTCGGCGAGACCGTCGTGTACGACGCGCTGACCGTTCTCGCCGCCCTCGTGCACGCCGGCCGACCGCTCAGCCTCGGTACGCTGGCCGCCGCGCTCGACTGGCCCGTGGACCGCGCCGCCGCCGCCTTGGACGCGATCCAACGTCAACCGGCCATCGCCGATCCCCTTGCCCTGCGGGTCATCGGACCCGAGACATACACCTTCACCACGAGGCCGGACCGCCTGAGCCCGGCGCAACGTGAAGCACTCCAGATGCGTATCCGGGACCGAACTCCGTGA
- the ilvD gene encoding dihydroxy-acid dehydratase: MPPLRSRTTTIGRNAAGARALWRATGMTDTDFGKPIVAIANSYTQFVPGHVHLKDVGEIVADAVRAAGGVPREFHTIAVDDGIAMGHGGMLYSLPSREIIADSVEYMVNAHTADALVCISNCDKITPGMLNAAMRLNIPAVFVSGGPMEAGKAVVVGGVAQAPTDLITAISASANQAVSEEGLDEVERSACPTCGSCSGMFTANSMNCLTEALGLALPGNGSTLATHAARRALFEKAGTVVVDIANRWYRADDASVLPRNVANAKAFRNAMALDVAMGGSTNTVLHTLAAAQEGEIDFDLHTIEETSRRVATLSKVSPNSDYHMEDVHRAGGIPAILGELRRAGLLETDVTTVHTETFDEWLDTWDIRSGKASEEAVELFHAAPGGVRTTEPFSTDNRWSSLDTDAEGGCIRDLEHAYTKEGGLVVLRGNIAPDGAVLKTAGIDEELFSFQGPAVVVESQEEAVSVILGKKIEPGDVIVVRYEGPAGGPGMQEMLHPTAFLKGSGLGKQCALITDGRFSGGTSGLSIGHISPEAASGGVIGLVENGDQIRIDVATRTLEVLVDDAVLAERRAKMEASERPWQPVNRDRPVTTALRAYAAMATSADKGAVRHVP, from the coding sequence ATGCCACCGCTTCGTTCACGAACCACGACCATCGGCCGCAATGCCGCAGGCGCCCGCGCACTCTGGCGCGCCACCGGCATGACCGACACCGACTTCGGCAAGCCGATCGTCGCCATCGCGAACTCCTACACCCAATTCGTGCCCGGGCACGTGCATCTGAAGGACGTCGGCGAGATCGTGGCCGACGCGGTGCGCGCCGCCGGTGGCGTACCGCGCGAATTCCACACCATCGCCGTCGACGACGGCATCGCCATGGGACACGGCGGCATGCTCTACTCGCTGCCCTCGCGCGAGATCATCGCAGACTCGGTCGAGTACATGGTGAACGCGCACACCGCCGACGCGCTGGTCTGCATCTCCAACTGCGACAAGATCACCCCGGGCATGCTGAATGCCGCGATGCGACTGAATATTCCGGCCGTGTTCGTCTCCGGCGGGCCGATGGAGGCGGGCAAGGCCGTGGTCGTCGGCGGCGTCGCGCAGGCGCCGACCGACCTGATCACCGCGATCTCCGCGAGCGCGAATCAGGCCGTGTCGGAAGAGGGTTTGGACGAGGTCGAGCGGTCCGCGTGCCCGACGTGCGGCTCGTGCTCGGGCATGTTCACCGCCAACTCGATGAACTGCCTCACCGAAGCGCTGGGTCTCGCGCTGCCCGGCAACGGCTCCACCCTCGCGACGCATGCCGCGCGGCGGGCTCTGTTCGAGAAAGCGGGCACCGTGGTGGTGGACATCGCCAACCGCTGGTACCGCGCGGACGACGCGTCCGTGCTGCCACGGAACGTGGCCAACGCCAAGGCTTTCCGCAACGCGATGGCGCTGGATGTCGCGATGGGCGGCTCGACCAACACCGTGCTGCACACGCTGGCGGCGGCGCAGGAGGGTGAGATCGACTTCGATCTGCACACCATCGAGGAGACCAGCAGGCGGGTGGCCACGCTGTCGAAGGTGTCACCCAACTCCGACTACCACATGGAGGACGTGCACCGCGCCGGCGGCATCCCCGCCATCCTGGGCGAGCTGCGCCGCGCCGGTCTGCTGGAGACCGACGTCACCACCGTGCACACCGAGACCTTCGACGAGTGGCTCGACACCTGGGACATCCGCTCCGGCAAGGCGTCCGAGGAAGCCGTCGAACTCTTCCACGCGGCACCGGGCGGGGTACGCACCACCGAACCGTTCTCCACCGACAACCGCTGGTCGTCCCTGGACACCGACGCCGAGGGAGGCTGCATCCGCGATCTGGAGCACGCCTACACCAAGGAGGGCGGTCTGGTCGTGCTGCGCGGCAACATCGCGCCCGACGGCGCGGTGCTGAAGACCGCGGGCATCGACGAGGAGCTGTTCTCCTTCCAGGGCCCAGCCGTGGTGGTGGAGTCGCAGGAGGAGGCCGTGTCGGTCATCCTCGGCAAGAAGATCGAGCCGGGCGACGTCATCGTGGTCCGCTACGAGGGCCCCGCTGGCGGCCCCGGCATGCAGGAAATGCTGCACCCCACCGCCTTCCTGAAGGGCTCGGGGCTCGGCAAGCAGTGCGCGCTGATCACCGACGGCCGATTCTCCGGCGGCACCTCGGGCCTGTCGATCGGGCACATCTCCCCCGAAGCGGCCAGCGGCGGCGTCATCGGCCTGGTCGAGAACGGCGACCAGATCCGCATCGATGTCGCCACCCGCACCCTCGAGGTGCTCGTCGACGACGCAGTGCTCGCCGAGCGCCGCGCGAAGATGGAGGCCTCCGAGCGTCCGTGGCAGCCGGTCAACCGCGATCGTCCGGTCACGACCGCTCTGCGTGCTTACGCCGCAATGGCTACGTCGGCCGACAAAGGCGCGGTCCGGCACGTGCCGTAG
- a CDS encoding AAA family ATPase, producing MSKFFSSVDEVTGRLTEAGYLPSLDIATAVFLAGHLGKPLLIEGPAGVGKTELAKAVATATTSDLVRLQCYEGIDEARALYEWNHAKQLLRITATDNESWDSTRDHVFTEEFLLARPLLAAIRSPRSTVLLIDELDKADVELEGLLLEVLGDYQVSIPELGTVTAVRKPFVIVTSNANRELSEALKRRCLYLHIDYPTAELERAIVRMRVPELDEALGEPVVRVVGALRQLSLRKAPSIAETVDWAKTLVALGARNLTGNVVRSTLGVLLKYQSDHRTAVERLGLLDPDLPSTTRGKP from the coding sequence ATGAGTAAGTTCTTTTCGTCGGTAGACGAGGTGACCGGTCGCCTCACCGAGGCCGGGTACCTCCCGTCCCTCGACATCGCCACCGCCGTGTTCCTCGCGGGCCACCTCGGCAAGCCCCTGCTGATCGAGGGGCCAGCAGGCGTCGGCAAGACGGAACTGGCGAAGGCCGTCGCCACCGCGACCACGTCCGATCTCGTGCGCCTGCAGTGCTATGAGGGCATCGACGAGGCCCGCGCCCTCTACGAGTGGAATCACGCCAAGCAACTGCTCCGCATCACCGCCACGGACAACGAGAGCTGGGACAGCACGCGCGACCACGTCTTCACCGAGGAATTCCTGCTGGCCCGCCCTCTGCTGGCCGCCATCCGCAGCCCGCGCTCCACCGTCCTGCTCATCGACGAACTCGACAAGGCCGATGTGGAGCTCGAGGGCTTGCTGCTCGAGGTCCTCGGCGACTACCAGGTGAGCATCCCCGAACTCGGCACCGTCACGGCGGTCCGCAAGCCGTTCGTCATCGTGACGTCCAACGCGAACCGCGAGCTGTCCGAGGCCCTGAAGCGACGCTGCCTGTACCTCCACATCGATTACCCGACCGCCGAATTGGAGCGGGCGATCGTGCGGATGAGGGTTCCCGAGCTGGACGAGGCGCTCGGCGAGCCGGTGGTCCGGGTGGTCGGCGCTCTGCGACAACTGTCGTTGCGCAAGGCCCCGTCGATCGCTGAAACCGTCGACTGGGCGAAGACTCTGGTCGCCCTCGGTGCTCGCAACCTGACCGGAAACGTTGTCCGCTCGACACTCGGCGTGCTGCTGAAGTACCAATCCGACCACCGCACTGCGGTCGAACGGCTGGGGTTGCTCGACCCGGACCTACCTTCGACTACTCGCGGCAAACCATGA